A part of Streptomyces sp. NBC_00557 genomic DNA contains:
- a CDS encoding DinB family protein, which translates to MKIPDRRIELFTGAGSEHRFSGPATGDERSMLVAMLDAQRATLKLKCSGLGPELARRSVSPSSLSLLGLVRHLADVERRWFRAVLAGQDVELRFSSPQDPEGDFDGAAPDPGVVAASWEAWHAEVAFAEAFVAEAADLGVEGHDAWRGTVSLRWVLVHMIEEYARHNGHADLIRERIDGAVGV; encoded by the coding sequence ATGAAGATTCCCGACCGACGGATCGAACTGTTCACCGGCGCCGGCAGCGAGCACCGGTTCAGCGGCCCCGCGACCGGCGACGAGCGGAGCATGCTGGTGGCGATGCTGGACGCCCAGCGCGCCACCCTGAAGCTGAAGTGCTCGGGCCTGGGGCCGGAGTTGGCCCGGCGGTCGGTGTCCCCGTCCTCGCTGTCCCTGCTCGGCCTCGTCCGGCACCTGGCCGACGTGGAACGCCGCTGGTTCCGGGCGGTGCTCGCCGGGCAGGACGTGGAGCTGCGCTTCTCCTCCCCGCAGGACCCGGAGGGCGACTTCGACGGCGCGGCCCCCGATCCCGGCGTCGTCGCGGCGTCCTGGGAGGCCTGGCACGCCGAAGTCGCCTTCGCGGAGGCGTTCGTCGCCGAGGCCGCGGACCTCGGCGTCGAGGGCCACGACGCCTGGCGGGGCACGGTGTCCCTGCGCTGGGTGCTCGTCCACATGATCGAGGAGTACGCCCGCCACAACGGCCACGCGGACCTGATCCGCGAACGGATCGACGGCGCCGTCGGGGTGTGA
- a CDS encoding lipoprotein codes for MRVGVGFAGRGAAVAVALATLLGGCAGSAADDGKGAAGATPSDTSEAESAAVRGGSVGAAGSDCALPVRFDVAAHWKARAIDAGAEQSKASKGSGDDPSAAVADSLLHQGPVTAACEIDAKPAGHIGFLRVWTGKAGTPGPGTVLRQFVAAEDGAGKAAYRSVRTGGGLKGVEVEYLCTSKLLGETKKETALAVGTPDGPVVLHLGGMDTEEHEAMRPAYELAKRTLRLG; via the coding sequence GTGCGGGTCGGAGTGGGGTTCGCGGGGCGGGGAGCGGCTGTGGCGGTGGCGCTCGCCACGCTGCTCGGCGGGTGCGCGGGGTCGGCGGCCGACGACGGGAAGGGCGCGGCCGGCGCGACCCCGTCCGACACGAGCGAAGCCGAGTCGGCGGCGGTGAGGGGCGGTTCGGTCGGCGCGGCCGGCTCGGACTGCGCGCTGCCCGTCCGTTTCGACGTGGCGGCGCACTGGAAGGCCAGGGCGATCGACGCCGGGGCGGAGCAGTCGAAGGCGTCGAAGGGCTCCGGCGACGACCCGAGCGCCGCCGTCGCCGACTCCCTGCTGCACCAGGGCCCGGTCACCGCGGCCTGCGAGATCGACGCCAAGCCGGCGGGGCACATCGGGTTCCTGCGCGTGTGGACCGGCAAGGCGGGCACCCCCGGTCCGGGCACGGTGCTGCGGCAGTTCGTCGCCGCCGAGGACGGCGCCGGCAAGGCGGCGTACCGCTCCGTCAGGACCGGCGGCGGCCTGAAGGGCGTGGAGGTGGAGTACCTCTGCACCAGCAAGCTCCTGGGCGAGACGAAGAAGGAGACGGCGCTGGCCGTCGGCACACCCGACGGCCCGGTCGTCCTGCACCTCGGCGGCATGGACACCGAGGAGCACGAGGCGATGCGGCCGGCGTACGAACTGGCCAAGCGCACCCTCCGGTTGGGCTGA
- a CDS encoding NlpC/P60 family protein, whose translation MAPESRDGVPGRDEVRQRIDSLYDQAENATGNYNATRAMASVKRSRGVPLAKRRRPDPALDEVARQWFEAARAKLGPTVPAVLPADRLPDAPPAERRGRDRWGGTPDAPGLAARRTEALERAAERTVAELTAGRPTDPESLALAARESARAALPGPRRPELPGGAGDFSGPIGEVRGGGGDGGTWGTGGVQPPGPAALTAPAGQATPAGPGALTAPAGPGALTAAAGSAGLMAPTGSAGLMAPTGSAALTAPLAGGVPAGLGPVEPAGLGPLQSGGPGTVNAAGPGAGLPSGLGTSEPGGLDTVLPAGLGTADPTGLSTGLPSGLGSSGPGGLDTGLPAGLDTAQPAGLGTGLTVDPGAAVSGALGGARVAGLGPAETAVLPVTALSDAQGTPAQGPSPFPGVARSGRTSPGASKAANQRKLAAASDVLSRYTARLTTSTAAAHAASVTAAEPPRSMTASPAPAPAPGTDVPPASVTSSPSFTAATPGPVTATAAPPAPDTGGSPAMAPPPPPFTVAEPAPAPAPPASAPAAAPVAAAPPASVMAPPPPPFTAVPPASATGTPPPAAVPAAPAAGQWPGSQWAESPAPEPWTTAPDAMASMTGTGSLHPVAGSPRAARAAKAIAFARAQIGKPCVWGATGPDSYDCSSLTQAAWRAAGVELPRAAYRQALAGAPVTLAGIEPGDLVLFFDDDRHVGLYTGGGMMVHAPGPGASIREESIYGAGESAIHRIVRPA comes from the coding sequence ATGGCGCCGGAGAGCCGCGACGGAGTACCGGGACGGGACGAGGTACGGCAACGGATCGACTCCCTTTACGACCAGGCCGAGAACGCGACCGGGAACTACAACGCGACCCGGGCCATGGCCTCGGTGAAGCGCTCGCGGGGAGTTCCGCTCGCCAAGCGGCGGCGGCCGGATCCCGCTCTCGACGAGGTCGCCCGGCAGTGGTTCGAGGCGGCCCGTGCCAAGCTCGGCCCGACCGTACCCGCCGTGCTCCCCGCGGACCGGCTCCCCGACGCCCCGCCGGCCGAGCGGCGCGGCCGGGACCGGTGGGGCGGCACACCGGACGCCCCGGGCCTGGCAGCGCGCCGCACCGAGGCCCTGGAGCGGGCCGCCGAGCGTACGGTGGCCGAGCTGACGGCCGGCCGGCCCACGGACCCGGAGAGCCTGGCCCTCGCCGCCCGCGAAAGCGCCCGAGCGGCACTTCCCGGTCCACGGCGCCCCGAACTCCCGGGCGGGGCAGGTGACTTCTCCGGGCCGATCGGCGAGGTCCGAGGTGGCGGGGGCGACGGAGGTACCTGGGGCACCGGGGGCGTCCAGCCGCCGGGGCCGGCAGCCCTGACGGCCCCGGCCGGCCAGGCGACCCCGGCCGGTCCAGGAGCCCTGACGGCCCCGGCCGGTCCAGGGGCCCTGACGGCTGCGGCCGGTTCGGCAGGCTTGATGGCCCCGACCGGTTCGGCAGGCTTGATGGCTCCGACCGGCTCGGCAGCCCTTACGGCTCCGCTCGCCGGGGGCGTACCGGCGGGGCTCGGGCCGGTGGAGCCGGCGGGACTCGGGCCGCTGCAGTCGGGGGGTCCGGGAACGGTGAATGCCGCCGGTCCGGGTGCGGGACTGCCGTCCGGCCTGGGTACGTCGGAACCGGGGGGCTTGGACACCGTACTGCCCGCCGGCCTCGGTACGGCGGACCCAACCGGCCTGAGTACGGGACTTCCGTCCGGCCTGGGCAGCTCGGGTCCGGGGGGCCTGGACACCGGACTGCCGGCCGGCCTCGATACCGCTCAACCGGCGGGCTTGGGCACAGGGTTGACGGTCGACCCGGGTGCGGCGGTGTCCGGAGCCCTGGGTGGGGCGCGAGTGGCCGGTCTCGGTCCTGCCGAGACCGCCGTGCTCCCGGTGACCGCCCTCTCCGACGCCCAGGGAACCCCGGCCCAGGGGCCGAGTCCGTTCCCCGGTGTCGCCCGGTCGGGCCGCACCTCCCCCGGCGCTTCGAAGGCGGCCAACCAGCGCAAGCTCGCCGCCGCGAGCGACGTGCTCTCGCGGTACACCGCCCGACTGACCACCTCCACGGCGGCCGCCCACGCCGCGTCCGTCACGGCCGCCGAGCCGCCCCGGTCCATGACCGCGTCCCCGGCACCGGCACCGGCACCGGGGACGGACGTACCGCCCGCGTCGGTTACGTCCTCACCGAGCTTCACGGCGGCAACGCCCGGCCCGGTTACCGCCACGGCCGCACCACCCGCGCCGGACACGGGCGGCTCCCCCGCCATGGCCCCGCCGCCCCCTCCGTTCACGGTCGCAGAACCGGCCCCCGCGCCCGCACCACCGGCATCCGCACCGGCAGCGGCACCGGTCGCGGCAGCGCCCCCGGCATCGGTCATGGCCCCACCGCCCCCTCCGTTCACAGCGGTACCGCCGGCCTCCGCGACCGGCACGCCACCCCCAGCCGCCGTACCCGCCGCCCCCGCGGCCGGGCAGTGGCCCGGGTCGCAGTGGGCGGAGTCTCCCGCGCCGGAGCCCTGGACCACCGCGCCGGACGCCATGGCTTCCATGACCGGCACCGGCTCCCTGCACCCCGTCGCCGGTTCGCCCCGGGCCGCGCGGGCCGCCAAGGCCATCGCGTTCGCCCGGGCGCAGATCGGGAAGCCGTGTGTGTGGGGTGCGACCGGGCCGGACTCGTACGACTGCTCCAGCCTCACCCAGGCAGCCTGGCGGGCCGCCGGGGTCGAGTTGCCACGGGCCGCGTACCGGCAGGCGCTCGCCGGCGCCCCTGTCACCCTCGCCGGGATCGAGCCCGGTGACCTGGTGCTCTTCTTCGACGACGACCGGCATGTGGGCCTTTACACCGGCGGCGGGATGATGGTGCACGCGCCGGGCCCGGGGGCGTCGATACGCGAGGAGTCGATCTACGGCGCCGGCGAGTCGGCGATCCACCGGATCGTGCGGCCCGCGTGA
- a CDS encoding DUF1232 domain-containing protein — protein MDTTTTLLVAGAVVAAVLLAVALAVLVRLVRTRRTLRRAGLPTGPRWVFWGAVAYLLLPTDLLPDPIYLDDIAVLLLALRSLRTARPLPPGPTES, from the coding sequence GTGGACACCACGACCACCCTGCTGGTGGCCGGCGCCGTCGTGGCGGCGGTCCTGCTCGCCGTCGCCCTGGCCGTGCTGGTCCGGCTGGTGCGCACCCGGCGCACGCTGCGGCGCGCCGGGCTGCCGACGGGTCCGCGCTGGGTGTTCTGGGGCGCGGTCGCCTATCTGCTGCTTCCCACCGACCTGCTGCCCGACCCCATATACCTGGACGACATCGCGGTCCTGCTGCTCGCGCTGCGCAGCCTGCGCACCGCCCGCCCACTGCCGCCGGGCCCCACCGAGTCCTGA
- a CDS encoding DUF1996 domain-containing protein yields the protein MLGGGGLVAANVYASATESWGDGSGTNGTGHVLSTGMPTIDCPDVGTRLTAVPEAARSDVDRELALLDRQTADAYRQLQQSGWTAGQDSGSVDDTIMKPLEEKRAGSIARIADAVDRAGERPQGLDALAGCTLRPGDDAGAQATAAPSGGSPATASPSGSAPPNGAGQGGNGPVASDYADITSVQPDVPSPPQQADASRGSFTSECGVNANGLRNSDNVIVAPGVSNGAHHFHDYVGNQGNSAFASDDDLAKAGTSCVDQGDRSTYYWPVLRLQDGTQERDAGSPGGGTEGNAGRIVTPKQVTLTFVGNPRGKVTAMPRFLRIITGDAKAFVNGPANANASWSCTGYEDRQLKDKYPLCPQGSDVVRTFRFQSCWDGRNTDSANHRTHVAFTAPDGSCPAGFQPIPQLVQRLVYDVRAPSLQDGGRTVPLFAVDSFPEQLHKPVTDHGDFINVFDEDLMRHMVDCINSGRVCGPDGDGSGATASPTPGSGSGTTADPGSGSGTTAAPGGGATEQPTSSATSGSAPTASQLPRTDATTTPHRTAAPTRTAAPTRTSAPTRTTGQHHRTTQPDQGNGQDHGTEQGHGTLSDRTAQPERSTGPARPVSTSSPAPPRQSPQAEPSRSASGQAGAVGNVPPAQPQAQGTQGALAETGSHLWPAALGTLLALSGLVMLLRARRLRY from the coding sequence ATGCTGGGCGGAGGCGGGCTCGTCGCGGCGAACGTCTACGCCTCCGCGACCGAGTCCTGGGGCGACGGATCCGGCACGAACGGAACCGGCCACGTCCTGTCCACCGGCATGCCCACGATCGACTGCCCGGATGTCGGCACCCGGCTGACCGCCGTACCCGAGGCGGCCCGATCCGACGTGGACCGTGAACTCGCCCTGCTGGACCGGCAGACGGCCGACGCCTACCGGCAGCTCCAGCAGTCGGGCTGGACGGCCGGCCAGGACTCCGGCTCGGTCGACGACACCATCATGAAGCCGCTCGAGGAGAAGCGGGCCGGGTCGATCGCGCGGATCGCGGACGCCGTCGACCGGGCGGGGGAGCGCCCGCAGGGCCTGGACGCCCTCGCCGGCTGCACCCTGCGCCCCGGAGACGACGCAGGCGCCCAGGCGACGGCCGCCCCGTCCGGCGGCTCCCCGGCCACCGCCTCTCCGTCCGGATCCGCCCCGCCGAACGGCGCCGGGCAGGGCGGCAACGGGCCCGTCGCCTCCGACTACGCGGACATCACCTCGGTGCAGCCCGATGTGCCGAGCCCGCCGCAGCAGGCCGACGCCTCGCGCGGCAGCTTCACCTCCGAGTGCGGAGTCAACGCGAACGGACTGCGCAACTCCGACAACGTCATCGTCGCCCCCGGCGTCTCCAACGGCGCCCACCACTTCCACGACTACGTCGGCAACCAGGGCAACAGCGCCTTCGCTAGCGACGACGACCTGGCGAAGGCCGGGACGAGCTGCGTCGACCAGGGCGACAGGTCCACGTACTACTGGCCGGTGCTGCGCCTGCAGGACGGCACGCAGGAGCGGGACGCCGGATCCCCCGGCGGCGGCACGGAGGGCAACGCGGGCCGGATCGTCACCCCCAAGCAGGTCACCCTGACCTTCGTCGGCAACCCGCGCGGCAAGGTCACCGCCATGCCCCGCTTCCTGCGCATCATCACCGGCGACGCCAAGGCCTTCGTCAACGGGCCCGCCAACGCCAACGCGTCCTGGAGCTGCACTGGTTACGAGGACCGGCAGCTGAAGGACAAGTACCCGCTGTGCCCGCAGGGCAGCGACGTGGTGCGCACCTTCCGCTTCCAGAGCTGCTGGGACGGCCGCAACACCGACAGCGCCAACCACCGCACGCATGTGGCCTTCACCGCCCCCGACGGCTCCTGCCCGGCCGGCTTCCAGCCGATTCCGCAGCTGGTGCAGCGCCTCGTCTACGACGTCCGGGCGCCGAGCCTGCAGGACGGCGGCCGGACGGTCCCGCTGTTCGCCGTCGACTCCTTCCCCGAGCAGCTGCACAAGCCCGTCACCGACCACGGCGACTTCATCAACGTCTTCGACGAGGACCTGATGCGCCACATGGTCGACTGCATCAACTCCGGCCGTGTGTGCGGCCCCGACGGTGACGGCTCGGGTGCGACCGCGTCGCCCACGCCGGGCTCCGGCTCCGGTACGACGGCCGACCCGGGCTCCGGCTCCGGTACCACGGCCGCCCCGGGCGGCGGTGCGACCGAGCAGCCCACCTCCTCCGCCACCTCCGGCTCGGCCCCGACGGCTTCCCAGCTCCCGCGGACCGACGCGACCACCACACCCCACCGCACGGCCGCACCGACCCGCACGGCCGCACCGACCCGCACGTCCGCACCGACCCGCACGACCGGGCAGCACCACCGCACCACCCAGCCGGACCAGGGCAACGGACAAGACCACGGCACCGAGCAGGGCCACGGCACCCTGAGCGACCGCACCGCCCAGCCCGAGCGGTCCACCGGCCCCGCCCGCCCGGTGTCCACGTCCTCGCCCGCTCCGCCCCGGCAGTCGCCGCAGGCCGAGCCCAGCCGGTCCGCGTCCGGCCAGGCCGGCGCCGTCGGGAACGTCCCGCCCGCACAGCCCCAGGCGCAGGGGACACAGGGCGCGCTCGCGGAGACCGGGTCGCATCTGTGGCCCGCGGCGCTCGGCACCCTGCTCGCGCTGTCCGGCCTGGTCATGCTGCTCCGGGCCAGGCGCCTGCGGTACTGA
- a CDS encoding FAD-dependent oxidoreductase: protein MPRPLRVAIVGAGPAGIYAADALLKSEVAADPGVSIDLFERMPAPFGLIRYGVAPDHPRIKGIVTALHQVLDKPQIRLFGNVDYPTDISLDDLRAFYDAVIFSTGATADRELPIPGIDLDGSHGAAEFVSWYDGHPDVSRTWPLQAEKVAVLGVGNVALDVARILAKTADELLPTEIPPNVYDGLKANKAVEIHVFGRRGPAQAKFSPMELRELDHSPNIEVIVDPEDIDYDEGSIETRRGNKQADMVAKTLENWAIRDAGDRPHKLFLHFFESPVEILGEDGKVVGLRTERTALDGTGNVKGTGEFKDWDVTAVYRAVGYLSEKLPKLPWDIESGTVPDEGGRVIEEGGAHLQSTYVTGWIRRGPVGLIGHTKGDANETVANLLDDYANGRLHTPAAPEPEAVDAFLAEREVRFTTWEGWYKLDAAERALGEPQGRERVKIVEREDMLRESGA, encoded by the coding sequence ATGCCGCGCCCCCTGCGGGTAGCCATCGTCGGAGCCGGCCCCGCCGGGATCTACGCCGCCGACGCCCTGCTCAAGTCCGAGGTGGCCGCCGACCCCGGCGTGTCCATCGACCTCTTCGAGCGGATGCCCGCCCCGTTCGGCCTGATCCGGTACGGCGTCGCGCCCGACCACCCGCGCATCAAGGGCATCGTCACCGCCCTGCACCAGGTCCTCGACAAGCCGCAGATCCGGCTGTTCGGCAACGTCGACTACCCGACCGACATCAGTCTGGACGACCTGCGCGCCTTCTACGACGCGGTGATCTTCTCCACCGGCGCGACGGCCGACCGCGAGCTGCCGATTCCCGGCATCGACCTGGACGGCTCCCACGGCGCCGCCGAGTTCGTCTCGTGGTACGACGGCCACCCGGACGTGTCCCGCACCTGGCCGCTGCAGGCCGAGAAGGTCGCGGTGCTCGGCGTCGGCAACGTCGCGCTCGACGTGGCCCGGATCCTCGCCAAGACCGCGGACGAACTGCTGCCGACCGAGATCCCGCCGAACGTCTACGACGGCCTGAAGGCCAACAAGGCGGTGGAGATCCACGTCTTCGGCCGGCGTGGCCCCGCCCAGGCGAAGTTCAGCCCGATGGAGCTGCGCGAGCTGGACCACTCGCCGAACATCGAGGTCATCGTCGACCCCGAGGACATCGACTACGACGAGGGCTCGATCGAGACCCGGCGCGGCAACAAGCAGGCCGACATGGTCGCCAAGACGCTGGAGAACTGGGCGATCCGCGATGCCGGCGACCGTCCGCACAAGCTGTTCCTGCACTTCTTCGAGTCCCCCGTGGAGATCCTCGGCGAGGACGGCAAGGTCGTCGGACTGCGCACCGAGCGCACCGCCCTGGACGGCACCGGCAACGTCAAGGGCACCGGCGAGTTCAAGGACTGGGACGTCACGGCGGTCTACCGCGCGGTCGGCTACCTCTCCGAGAAGCTGCCCAAGCTCCCCTGGGACATCGAGTCGGGCACCGTCCCGGACGAGGGCGGCCGGGTCATCGAGGAGGGCGGCGCCCATCTGCAGTCCACCTATGTCACCGGCTGGATCCGGCGCGGCCCGGTCGGCCTGATCGGCCACACCAAGGGCGACGCCAACGAGACCGTCGCCAACCTGCTGGACGACTACGCGAACGGCCGGCTGCACACCCCGGCCGCGCCCGAGCCGGAGGCCGTGGACGCCTTCCTCGCCGAGCGCGAGGTCCGCTTCACCACCTGGGAGGGCTGGTACAAGCTGGACGCCGCCGAACGCGCCCTCGGCGAGCCGCAGGGCCGCGAACGCGTGAAGATCGTCGAGCGTGAGGACATGCTGCGCGAGAGCGGGGCGTGA
- a CDS encoding GNAT family N-acetyltransferase, which produces MPSPSPTPAIRPYRPADRDAVADVCVRTAHNGGDSRALYPDQRLMPALFAEPYCRFDPDLAFVLDDGTGRAVGYIVGTADTERFVKDFRHSWIPLLADRCPEPVEPPRTPTEEMIRLLHHPERMLVPELAGHPAHLHIDLLPPWQGQGHGRRLMHTFLNALRDQGVQAVHLGMVTVNTAARVFYDRLGFEEIPVADAGPLTYLGRSTTVD; this is translated from the coding sequence ATGCCTTCTCCGTCTCCCACCCCGGCCATCCGCCCGTACCGTCCCGCCGACCGCGACGCGGTGGCCGACGTCTGCGTCCGCACCGCGCACAACGGCGGCGACTCCCGGGCCCTGTACCCCGACCAGCGCCTGATGCCCGCGCTCTTCGCCGAGCCGTACTGCCGCTTCGACCCGGACCTCGCCTTCGTGCTGGACGACGGCACGGGACGGGCCGTGGGCTACATCGTCGGCACCGCGGACACCGAACGCTTCGTCAAGGACTTCCGGCACAGCTGGATCCCCCTGCTCGCCGACCGCTGTCCGGAGCCCGTGGAGCCGCCCCGCACGCCCACCGAGGAGATGATCCGCCTTCTGCACCACCCGGAGCGCATGCTCGTGCCCGAACTCGCCGGCCACCCCGCCCATCTGCACATCGACCTGCTGCCGCCGTGGCAGGGGCAGGGCCACGGCCGGCGGCTGATGCACACCTTCCTGAACGCCCTGCGCGACCAGGGAGTTCAGGCCGTCCACCTCGGCATGGTCACCGTCAACACCGCCGCCCGCGTCTTCTACGACCGGCTCGGCTTCGAGGAGATACCGGTCGCGGACGCCGGTCCCCTCACCTATCTGGGCCGGTCCACGACCGTGGACTGA
- a CDS encoding NAD-dependent epimerase/dehydratase family protein has protein sequence MGADTRTAVAVTGGSGFVGSHLVRRLLERGYPVHATVRDRADAPKVRPLWELQEAFPGRLELFEADLLKSGVFDAAFRGCSVVFHVASPFLMPEQIRDGRRDVVDPALLGTRNVLGAIERTPEVRTLVLTSTVGAVFGTYADVLAMDGQVLSERYFNTTSTVEDNPYHYAKTLAERAAWRAESAQDRWRMVSVNPGLILGPSFTPASGSGSLFLLDELFQGYFWYGAPDFSFTTADVRDVADAHIAAAENPAAHGRYIVAAETMTSFHEMARVILAHHPRDPRLPRTRLPHWPVRVLGPAFGLTQDYIRKHLGIRFRVDNSRSVRELGLTYRPLEETLLDHYESRRARRRRG, from the coding sequence GTGGGCGCGGACACGAGGACGGCCGTGGCGGTGACCGGCGGCAGCGGATTCGTCGGCAGTCATCTGGTACGACGCCTGCTGGAGCGGGGTTATCCGGTACACGCCACCGTGCGCGACAGGGCCGACGCGCCGAAGGTCCGGCCGCTGTGGGAACTGCAGGAGGCGTTTCCCGGCCGACTGGAGCTGTTCGAGGCGGACTTGCTGAAGTCCGGCGTCTTCGACGCCGCGTTCCGCGGCTGCTCGGTCGTCTTCCATGTGGCCTCGCCGTTCCTGATGCCGGAGCAGATCAGGGACGGCCGGCGGGACGTCGTGGACCCGGCGCTGCTGGGCACCCGCAACGTCCTGGGGGCGATCGAGCGGACCCCCGAGGTGCGGACGCTCGTCCTCACCTCCACCGTGGGCGCCGTCTTCGGCACGTACGCCGACGTGCTCGCGATGGACGGTCAGGTTCTCTCCGAGCGGTACTTCAACACCACCAGCACCGTCGAGGACAACCCCTACCACTACGCCAAGACGCTGGCCGAACGCGCCGCCTGGCGGGCCGAGTCGGCGCAGGACCGCTGGCGCATGGTGTCGGTCAACCCCGGGCTGATCCTGGGACCTTCCTTCACGCCGGCCTCCGGTTCCGGCAGCCTGTTCCTGCTGGACGAGCTGTTCCAGGGGTACTTCTGGTACGGCGCCCCGGACTTCAGCTTCACCACGGCGGACGTCCGGGACGTCGCCGACGCGCACATCGCCGCCGCCGAGAACCCGGCGGCGCACGGGCGGTACATCGTGGCCGCCGAGACCATGACGTCGTTCCACGAGATGGCCCGCGTCATCCTCGCCCACCACCCCCGCGATCCACGCCTGCCGCGCACCAGGCTGCCGCACTGGCCGGTCCGCGTCCTGGGCCCCGCCTTCGGCCTCACCCAGGACTACATCCGCAAGCACCTGGGCATCCGCTTCCGCGTCGACAACAGCCGCAGTGTCCGCGAACTCGGCCTGACCTACCGTCCGTTGGAGGAGACCCTGCTCGACCACTACGAGAGCCGGCGCGCCCGCCGGCGGCGCGGCTGA
- a CDS encoding DUF1152 domain-containing protein, with protein sequence MSSLREPLFFTRLRGARRVLVAGAGGGFDVYAGLPLALALRSAGSEVHLANLSFSDLYGLGADHWVAPDVAAVRPDTPQRGDYFPERSLAQWLRAQGLPDTVYAFPLTGVEPLRAAYRELAGHLGGLDAVVLVDGGTDILMRGDEHGLGTPEEDMASLAAVAGLAEVPHRLVACLGFGVDAYHGVNHSLALENLAALDRAGGYLGAFSLPRDSAEGAAYLDAVAHAQRCHAGHPSIVHGSVAAAVRGDFGDVRFTERTRDSELFVNPLMSLYFCVDLPALADANLYLDRLSDTVLMRQISSAIAGFREELPRQRPPRAFPH encoded by the coding sequence GTGTCCTCCCTCCGTGAGCCCCTGTTCTTCACCCGTCTGCGCGGGGCCCGGCGCGTCCTCGTCGCCGGGGCGGGCGGCGGCTTCGACGTCTACGCCGGGCTTCCCCTGGCGCTCGCCCTGCGGTCCGCCGGAAGCGAGGTGCACCTGGCCAACCTGTCCTTCTCCGACCTGTACGGCCTGGGCGCCGACCACTGGGTGGCGCCGGACGTCGCCGCCGTCCGCCCGGACACCCCGCAGCGCGGCGACTACTTCCCCGAGCGCTCGCTCGCGCAGTGGCTCCGGGCGCAGGGGCTGCCGGACACCGTGTACGCCTTTCCCCTCACCGGTGTCGAGCCGCTGCGCGCCGCCTACCGGGAACTGGCCGGGCACCTGGGCGGGCTGGACGCGGTGGTGCTGGTCGACGGCGGGACCGACATCCTGATGCGGGGCGACGAGCACGGGCTCGGCACGCCCGAGGAGGACATGGCGAGCCTGGCCGCCGTCGCGGGTCTCGCGGAGGTCCCGCACCGGCTGGTGGCCTGCCTGGGTTTCGGGGTGGACGCCTATCACGGCGTCAACCACTCGCTGGCGCTGGAGAACCTGGCCGCCCTGGACCGCGCGGGCGGCTATCTGGGCGCGTTCTCGCTTCCCCGGGACAGCGCCGAGGGCGCCGCCTACCTCGACGCGGTGGCCCACGCCCAGCGCTGCCACGCCGGTCACCCGAGCATCGTGCACGGATCCGTCGCCGCCGCGGTGCGCGGCGACTTCGGTGACGTGCGGTTCACCGAACGCACCCGGGACAGCGAGCTGTTCGTCAACCCGCTGATGAGCCTGTACTTCTGCGTGGACCTGCCCGCTCTGGCCGACGCCAACCTCTACCTGGACCGGCTGTCGGACACCGTCCTGATGCGCCAGATCAGCTCGGCCATCGCCGGCTTCCGCGAGGAGCTGCCCCGTCAGCGCCCGCCCCGGGCGTTCCCGCACTAG